The genomic DNA ATCTCATTAGCGGGTCTCTGTGAGATTGCTCGATACAAAGTGACATCTTCGGCAAAGCGACCACCAAGCAACTCGCACACCGGCATTCCCGCAGACTGCCCGAGAATGTCCCAGCAAGCGATATCGATTGCCGATTTCACATACGGGTGCCCCTTGAGGAGCCGATCCATTTTGTTGTTCAAAACGAGTAGTTGCCGCGGGTCGTCACCAATGAGCGCCGGTGCTAACTCGCTGATTCCGGTCCGCGCACCAGATGCGTAAGCTGGGAGATAGACAGGCCCCAGCGGGCAGACTTCGCCGTAGCCGGTGATACCGGCATCGGTTTCGATCTGAACGACTGTCGAATCGAAAACTTCGACGCTCTTCCCCTCGGACCAGCTGTAGTTCCCCTCGTGCAGTGGTAAATCCACCTGGTAAGTACTGATCCTTGTGATCTTCACAATTGCCCCTTTATCTCACCAGAATGTTCCCAGCGAACGGTCACATCATTTATCTTGAACAACCACCGCAGAGCTGTCGACTTAGAGACCGTAAACGGCTCCAAATTTTCCGCGAAGGTGTTTCAAGAGCGGTTCCGCAGTGAGCGGTTTGCCGGTCACGACTTCGACAAGTTGTGGAGCATCGTAACGTCGACCATGAATGTGAATGTTATTGTTCAACCATTCTTTGAGCGGCATGAATTCCCCTTTTGCAAACATGGCGTTCAAGTCGCCCAAGTCGTCTTGAGCTTTTTCGAAGAATTGAGAGGCATACATGTTCCCCAATGAATAGGTTGGGAAGTAACCGATCAATCCAGCACTCCAATGGACGTCCTGCAGACAGCCAATGGAATCATCTGAAGGTGTCATCCCGAAGAACTCGGTGAAGGTTTCATTCCAGACGGCCGGAACATCGGCTGCATTGAGGTCACCGCAAAGTAGTGCCTGTTCGAGTTGGAAACGCAACATGATATGCAGATTGTAAGTCACTTCGTCTGCTTCAACGCGAATCCAGCTGGGACGAACATCGTTGACCGCCGAATAGAAATCGTCGATGTGAACATCTCCGATCGCATCGGGAAACGCCTGCTGAGCTTTGCCATAGAAGTGGTCCCAGAATGCTCGGCTGCGACCGACGAGATTCTCCCACATTCTTGATTGAGATTCATGGATTCCGAGAGAGCAGGCTTCACCGGTCGCCAGCCCAAAATCGTTATCATTCAAACCTTGCTCATAGATTCCGTGCCCCGCTTCGTGTAATGTCCCGAAGAAAGCGCCGGGGAAATGATGCTCATCATAGCGCGTCGTCAGTCGGCAATCTCCGGGACCGAATCCTGAACAGAATGGGTGTGCAGCGACATCGAGTCGACCTGCTTGAAAGTCAAACCCGATAGCGGTGGCGGCTTCAATCGAAAACGCTTTTTGTGTCTCTACGGGATACTTACGTTCCAGAATCGAAATGTCTGGCTTCTTGTCCGACTCTTTGATTGCAGAGACGAGTTCCACAAGAGCTTCGCGAAGTGGAGCAAACACCGACTGAATTTGTGCCGCAGTTGCGCCCGGTTCATAGTCTTCGATCAGCGCGTCGTACTTGACGCCGGTTTCGCTACCAAGTGCGTCTGCTTCTTCTCGTTTTAGAGTGACAATCTTCTCGAGCCAGGGATGAAAGAGAGTGAAATCTTTTTTCTGGCGGGCTTCAACCCAGGCGTGCTGAGAGAGCGTTGTGGTCCGAGAGAGTTCTTCAACCAGTTTTTTGGGAAGCTTGACCGAGCGATCATATGCTCGTTTCGCATTGCGAACATTTGCGTAGGCCGCGGTTTGGTCTCCGCCGACACTGTTTGGATCTGCGAGTTGATCTAAAAGTTCACCGATGACGGGATCGGTCGCACGGTCATGAGACAGGCCAGCCAAGAGCGCCAGCTGATTCGCTCGATGTTCAGCTCCTTTGGGGGGAAGATTTGTCTGTTCATCCCACCCCAGAACGCTCGCACATGAGCGAAGAAGCCCGAGGCCCTTTAAGTGTTCGACAAGTTTCGTGTACGCTTTGGCTTGATCGCTCATCCCTGACAACTCCTGGGGTCGACTGGTCTAGATACTCATACAAAACTTGAAGACGTGGTCCTCATCTCAGAGAACCGAACGGATTCATGAGTTTTGTTGACGATGATAAGACTCATCCAGAAACTCCAGATCGGCCCCTCAACTGCTGAGACAACCGACTTAGACTTTCATTTCTGGACAGGTTAGGAAAATGGTTGGTAGTTTAGGGGACTCAAGAAAAACTTGCGACCAGTAAAAGGTTGTTGAATTTGCGAAAATTTCTGCTGATTCTGTGGGCGTCTCCGACTTCAGTCGTTGCCCTGCTAATTGGGCTGATCGGCCTCCCTTTTGGAACACATGTTCACCGTAAAGCAGGGACGTTGGAATTCCACGGTGGGCTCGTGGAGTGGCTGCTCTCTCGAACTCCGGTCGATGCCGCAGCCATGACTTTGGGACACGTCATCTGGGGTCGGTCTCAGGCAGCACTCGATTTTTGTCGTGAACACGAACTTGTTCATGTGCGCCAGTATGAACGGTGGGGGCCTTTGTTTTTGCCAATGTATTTAATTTTTTCGGTGACAATGTGGTTCCGAGGCAAACATCCCTATTATGACAACCCCTTCGAGCGAGAGGCGTTCGGAGAGAATAACCCGAACGATCACGCGTGTCATAAAGAACCTTGAGAACGTCCTGCAAGTTGATGGCCAGAGAAGAAAATTCCTTGAAATTCACGACAGCTGTCGACTGGCTGAGAACCGCGGAACGAATCGTGGTCTTCACCGGAGCCGGAATCAGTACGGCCAGCGGAATCGCGACATTTCGTGATGATGGAGGATTCTGGACCCGATTTCCTCCTGAAGACTTCGCAAATTGGAAAGGGTTGCTGCAAACTGCAGTTCTTCAACCTAAAAGAATGGCTGAGTTTCTGGTCGCTGTTCTGGAACCGATCGCAACTGCGAGTCCAAACGAAGCCCATCGAGCGATCGCTCAGCTGGAACAGTTCAAACCGGTCGATGTCATTACACAAAACATCGATCGATTGCATCAAGATGCCGGAAGTGGAAATGTTTCTGAAATTCATGGGAACCTTTTCGAGATCGTTTCCTTTCCTCGGCAAGAGGAAAGTCGTGAGCTGACAAAAATGGACCTGCTAGAAATTGTCCAGAACGTCAAAGCCACGCAATCCGAAGTATGGGCTGGTCCGAAGTTACTAAAAGCGATCTCCCCGTTGTTGGGTGCCTCGCTTCTGGGGACTCACCGGCCGAATCTGGTATTGTTTGGTGATCAACTTGCTGAGCCAGATTGGTCAAACGCTCAAGACTCGGTGC from Thalassoglobus polymorphus includes the following:
- a CDS encoding carboxypeptidase M32, translated to MSDQAKAYTKLVEHLKGLGLLRSCASVLGWDEQTNLPPKGAEHRANQLALLAGLSHDRATDPVIGELLDQLADPNSVGGDQTAAYANVRNAKRAYDRSVKLPKKLVEELSRTTTLSQHAWVEARQKKDFTLFHPWLEKIVTLKREEADALGSETGVKYDALIEDYEPGATAAQIQSVFAPLREALVELVSAIKESDKKPDISILERKYPVETQKAFSIEAATAIGFDFQAGRLDVAAHPFCSGFGPGDCRLTTRYDEHHFPGAFFGTLHEAGHGIYEQGLNDNDFGLATGEACSLGIHESQSRMWENLVGRSRAFWDHFYGKAQQAFPDAIGDVHIDDFYSAVNDVRPSWIRVEADEVTYNLHIMLRFQLEQALLCGDLNAADVPAVWNETFTEFFGMTPSDDSIGCLQDVHWSAGLIGYFPTYSLGNMYASQFFEKAQDDLGDLNAMFAKGEFMPLKEWLNNNIHIHGRRYDAPQLVEVVTGKPLTAEPLLKHLRGKFGAVYGL
- a CDS encoding SIR2 family NAD-dependent protein deacylase yields the protein MKFTTAVDWLRTAERIVVFTGAGISTASGIATFRDDGGFWTRFPPEDFANWKGLLQTAVLQPKRMAEFLVAVLEPIATASPNEAHRAIAQLEQFKPVDVITQNIDRLHQDAGSGNVSEIHGNLFEIVSFPRQEESRELTKMDLLEIVQNVKATQSEVWAGPKLLKAISPLLGASLLGTHRPNLVLFGDQLAEPDWSNAQDSVQRCDLFISVGTSQSIYPAAELPSRAKAAGSKCIVIDPEVGGVGDLWFAAPAEQVLPKLVSSAFPELTEEQCDHE